The following is a genomic window from Thermodesulfovibrionales bacterium.
TTTCTCAGCCTCGACCCTGAATTCTTTTTCAATGTCGACAATAGCAATATCTGCTGGCATTCCGGGCTTTAATGTACCCTTGGGTATATTAAGTATTCTTGCTGGATTCAGGGAAAGCTTGTTGACTAAATCCTTCAGTGTTAAATGGCCATCATGGACTAACCTTAGACTCAGTGAAAAAGCAGTTTCAAGTCCTGAGATTCCTGAAGGCGCCCTGTCAAATTCCTGAAGTTTTTCATCCCTGTGATGGGGTGCATGATCTGTTGCAATCACATCAATTGTACCATCTCTGAGACCTTCTATAATTGCCTCTATATCCTCTGCTGTCCTTA
Proteins encoded in this region:
- a CDS encoding amidohydrolase family protein, whose translation is RTAEDIEAIIEGLRDGTIDVIATDHAPHHRDEKLQEFDRAPSGISGLETAFSLSLRLVHDGHLTLKDLVNKLSLNPARILNIPKGTLKPGMPADIAIVDIEKEFRVEAEKFISLGKNTPFDGWTLKGIVVMTICKGEIYEHGQV